One Numenius arquata chromosome 10, bNumArq3.hap1.1, whole genome shotgun sequence DNA segment encodes these proteins:
- the SMARCA5 gene encoding SWI/SNF-related matrix-associated actin-dependent regulator of chromatin subfamily A member 5 isoform X1, producing MSAGQQALPPPPPQPDEPPAPPPSANSSEAAGTAPSAAGDVEMEESFDDASPGKQKEIQEADPTYEEKMQTDRANRFEYLLKQTELFAHFIQPAAQKTPTSPLKMKPGRPRIKKDEKQNLLSVGDYRHRRTEQEEDEELLTESSKTTNVCTRFEESPSYVKWGKLRDYQVRGLNWLISLYENGINGILADEMGLGKTLQTISLLGYMKHYRNIPGPHMVLVPKSTLHNWMNEFKRWVPTLRAVCLIGDKDQRAAFVRDVLLPGEWDVCVTSYEMLIKEKSVFKKFNWRYLVIDEAHRIKNEKSKLSEIVREFKTTNRLLLTGTPLQNNLHELWALLNFLLPDVFNSSEDFDSWFDTNNCLGDQKLVERLHMVLRPFLLRRIKADVEKSLPPKKEVKIYVGLSKMQREWYTRILMKDIDILNSAGKLDKMRLLNILMQLRKCCNHPYLFDGAEPGPPYTTDMHLVTNSGKMVVLDKLLPKLKEQGSRVLIFSQMTRVLDILEDYCMWRNYEYCRLDGQTPHDERQASINAYNEPGSSKFVFMLSTRAGGLGINLATADVVILYDSDWNPQVDLQAMDRAHRIGQTKTVRVFRFITDNTVEERIVERAEMKLRLDSIVIQQGKLVDQNLNKLGKDEMLQMIRHGATHVFASKESEITDEDIDHILERGAKKTAEMNEKLSKMGESSLRNFTMDTESSVYNFEGEDYREKQKMAFTEWIEPPKRERKANYAVDAYFREALRVSEPKAPKAPRPPKQPNVQDFQFFPPRLFELLEKEILYYRKTIGYKVPRNPDLPNAAQAQKEEQLKIDEAEPLNDEELEEKEKLLTQGFTNWNKRDFNQFIKANEKWGRDDIENIAREVEGKTPEEVIEYSAVFWERCNELQDIEKIMAQIERGEARIQRRISIKKALDTKIGRYKAPFHQLRISYGTNKGKNYTEEEDRFLICMLHKLGFDKENVYDELRQCIRNSPQFRFDWFLKSRTAMELQRRCNTLITLIERENMELEEKEKAEKKKRGPKPSSAQKRKMDGTPDGRGRKKKLKL from the exons ATGTCCGCCGGGCAGcaggcgctgccgccgccgccgccgcaacCGGACgagccgcccgcgccgccgccgagcgccaACAGCAGCGAGGCCGCGGGGACGGCTCCTTCCGCCGCCGGCGACGTCGAGATGGAG GAATCTTTTGATGATGCATcaccaggaaaacaaaaagaaatccaggaagCAGATCCTACATACGAAGAGAAAATG CAAACAGACAGAGCGAACAGATTTGAGTATCTGTTGAAGCAGACTGAGCTGTTTGCTCATTTCATTCAGCCTGCTGCTCAGAAAACTCCAACTTCACCTTTGAAAATGAAGCCTGGACGTCCACGAATAAAGAAGGACGAGAAACAGAATTTACTGTCAGTTGGCGA CTACCGCCATCGTAGAACAGAGCAGGAGGAAGACGAGGAGCTGTTAACAGAAAGCTCCAAGACAACTAATGTCTGCACTCGATTTGAAGAATCTCCATCAT ATGTTAAGTGGGGAAAGCTGCGTGATTATCAGGTTCGAGGACTGAACTGGCTCATCTCCTTGTATGAAAATGGCATCAATGGCATCCTAGCAGATGAAATG GGTCTTGGGAAGACACTGCAAACAATTTCTCTTCTTGGGTATATGAAACACTACAGAAATATTCCTGGTCCTCATATGGTGTTAGTTCCTAAGTCCACTCTACATAACTGGATGAATGAATTCAAGAGATGGGTACCTACACTTCGAGCAGTTTGTTTGATAGGTGACAAAGACCAGCGA GCTGCCTTTGTCAGAGATGTGTTGTTGCCTGGAGAATGGGATGTCTGCGTAACATCATATGAAATGCTTATCAAAGAGAAGTCAGTGTTCAAAAAGTTTAACTGGAGATACCTAGTTATAGATGAAGCCCAcaggattaaaaatgaaaaatcaaag TTATCAGAAATTGTGAGGGAATTCAAGACTACAAATCGACTACTGTTAACTGGAACGCCACTTCAGAACAACTTACATGAACTCTGGGCGCTTCTTAACTTCCTTTTGCCAGATGTCTTTAACTCATCTGAA GACTTTGATTCGTGGTTTGATACAAATAACTGTCTCGGGGATCAAAAGTTGGTGGAACGTCTCCATATG GTGCTACGACCATTCCTTCTACGTCGCATTAAGGCTGATGTAGAGAAAAGCTTGCCTCCAAAGAAGGAGGTTAAAATTTATGTGGGTCTCAGCAAAATGCAACGAGAATG GTATACACGAATCTTAATGAAGGATATAGATATATTGAATTCAGCTGGCAAGCTGGACAAAATGAGGCTGTTGAATATCCTCATGCAGCTGCGAAAATGCTGCAATCATCCCTATCTCTTCGATGGAGCGGAACCTGGTCCACCTTACACAACAGATATGCATTTGGTCACCAACAGTGGCAAAATGGTAGTATTGGACAAATTGCTACCTAAGTTGAAAGAACAAG GTTCAAGAGTCTTAATCTTCAGTCAGATGACCAGAGTCCTAGACATCTTGGAAGATTACTGTATGTGGCGAAATTATGAGTATTGTAGACTGGATGGACAAACACCACACGATGAGAGAcag gcgTCTATTAATGCATATAACGAACCTGGTAGCTCAAAATTTGTGTTCATGTTGAGTACACGGGCAGGAGGTCTTGGAATCAATTTGGCTACTGCTGATGTTGTGATTCTGTACGATTCAGACTGGAATCCCCAAGTAGATCTCCAAGCTATG GATCGAGCACACAGAATTGGCCAAACAAAGACTGTCCGAGTGTTCAGGTTTATCACAGACAATACAGTGGAAGAAAGAATAGTGGAACGTGCAGAAATGAAACTCCGGCTAGATTCCATAGTCATTCAGCAAGGCAA GCTGGTGGATCAAAACCTGAATAAACTTGGGAAGGATGAGATGCTGCAAATGATCAGACATGGAGCAACGCACGTGTTTGCCTCAAAGGAGAGTGAGATTACAGATGAAGATATTGATCACATTTTGGAAAGAGGTGCAAAGAAG ACTGCTGAAATGAACGAAAAACTTTCAAAGATGGGTGAAAGCTCGCTTAGGAACTTCACAATGGATACGGAGTCCAGCGTGTATAATTTCGAAGGGGAAGACTACAGGGAAAAACAGAAG ATGGCATTTACAGAGTGGATCGAACCACCTAAACGAGAAAGAAAAGCCAATTATGCTGTGGATGCTTACTTCAGAGAGGCTCTTCGAGTCAGTGAGCCAAAAGCACCCAAG GCACCACGGCCTCCAAAGCAGCCAAACGTACAGGACTTCCAGTTCTTTCCTCCGCGCCTGTTCGAACTATTGGAAAAAGAGATTCTCTACTACAGGAAAACAATTGGGTACAAG GTACCTCGTAATCCTGATTTGCCAAATGCAGCCCAAGCACAAAAGGAAGAGCAGCTTAAGATTGATGAGGCTGAACCTCTTAATGATGAAGAactagaagaaaaagagaagcttCTAACGCAG GGATTCACTAACTGGAATAAGAGAGATTTTAACCAGTTCATCAAAGCTAACGAGAAGTGGGGCCGTGATGACATTGAAAATATAGCACGAGAAGTAGAAGGAAAAACCCCAGAGGAAGTCATCGAGTATTCAG CCGTATTCTGGGAAAGATGCAATGAACTCCAAGACATAGAGAAGATCATGGCTCAGATAGAAAGAGGAGAAGCCAGAATTCAGAGACGAATCAGCATAAAAAAAGCACTTGATACAAAG ATTGGCAGATACAAAGCCCCTTTCCACCAGCTAAGAATATCATATGGTACTAATAAAGGGAAGAATTACACTGAAGAGGAGGATCGCTTTCTCATCTGTATGCTTCACAAGCTGGGATTTGATAAAGAAAATGTCTATGATGAATTAAGACAGTGTATCCGAAACTCCCCTCAGTTCCGATTTGACTGGTTTCTCAAGTCCAGAACTGCAATG GAGCTACAAAGGAGATGCAATACTTTAATCACCCTGATTGAAAGAGAAAACATGgaactggaagaaaaggaaaaggcagaaaagaagaaacGCGGACCAAAACCATCTTCG GCACAGAAGCGCAAAATGGATGGGACTCCTGATGGTcgtggaagaaaaaagaagctaAAGCTGTGA
- the SMARCA5 gene encoding SWI/SNF-related matrix-associated actin-dependent regulator of chromatin subfamily A member 5 isoform X2 — protein sequence MSAGQQALPPPPPQPDEPPAPPPSANSSEAAGTAPSAAGDVEMEESFDDASPGKQKEIQEADPTYEEKMQTDRANRFEYLLKQTELFAHFIQPAAQKTPTSPLKMKPGRPRIKKDEKQNLLSVGDYRHRRTEQEEDEELLTESSKTTNVCTRFEESPSYVKWGKLRDYQVRGLNWLISLYENGINGILADEMGLGKTLQTISLLGYMKHYRNIPGPHMVLVPKSTLHNWMNEFKRWVPTLRAVCLIGDKDQRAAFVRDVLLPGEWDVCVTSYEMLIKEKSVFKKFNWRYLVIDEAHRIKNEKSKLSEIVREFKTTNRLLLTGTPLQNNLHELWALLNFLLPDVFNSSEDFDSWFDTNNCLGDQKLVERLHMVLRPFLLRRIKADVEKSLPPKKEVKIYVGLSKMQREWYTRILMKDIDILNSAGKLDKMRLLNILMQLRKCCNHPYLFDGAEPGPPYTTDMHLVTNSGKMVVLDKLLPKLKEQGSRVLIFSQMTRVLDILEDYCMWRNYEYCRLDGQTPHDERQASINAYNEPGSSKFVFMLSTRAGGLGINLATADVVILYDSDWNPQVDLQAMDRAHRIGQTKTVRVFRFITDNTVEERIVERAEMKLRLDSIVIQQGRLVDQNLNKLGKDEMLQMIRHGATHVFASKESEITDEDIDHILERGAKKTAEMNEKLSKMGESSLRNFTMDTESSVYNFEGEDYREKQKMAFTEWIEPPKRERKANYAVDAYFREALRVSEPKAPKAPRPPKQPNVQDFQFFPPRLFELLEKEILYYRKTIGYKVPRNPDLPNAAQAQKEEQLKIDEAEPLNDEELEEKEKLLTQGFTNWNKRDFNQFIKANEKWGRDDIENIAREVEGKTPEEVIEYSAVFWERCNELQDIEKIMAQIERGEARIQRRISIKKALDTKIGRYKAPFHQLRISYGTNKGKNYTEEEDRFLICMLHKLGFDKENVYDELRQCIRNSPQFRFDWFLKSRTAMELQRRCNTLITLIERENMELEEKEKAEKKKRGPKPSSAQKRKMDGTPDGRGRKKKLKL from the exons ATGTCCGCCGGGCAGcaggcgctgccgccgccgccgccgcaacCGGACgagccgcccgcgccgccgccgagcgccaACAGCAGCGAGGCCGCGGGGACGGCTCCTTCCGCCGCCGGCGACGTCGAGATGGAG GAATCTTTTGATGATGCATcaccaggaaaacaaaaagaaatccaggaagCAGATCCTACATACGAAGAGAAAATG CAAACAGACAGAGCGAACAGATTTGAGTATCTGTTGAAGCAGACTGAGCTGTTTGCTCATTTCATTCAGCCTGCTGCTCAGAAAACTCCAACTTCACCTTTGAAAATGAAGCCTGGACGTCCACGAATAAAGAAGGACGAGAAACAGAATTTACTGTCAGTTGGCGA CTACCGCCATCGTAGAACAGAGCAGGAGGAAGACGAGGAGCTGTTAACAGAAAGCTCCAAGACAACTAATGTCTGCACTCGATTTGAAGAATCTCCATCAT ATGTTAAGTGGGGAAAGCTGCGTGATTATCAGGTTCGAGGACTGAACTGGCTCATCTCCTTGTATGAAAATGGCATCAATGGCATCCTAGCAGATGAAATG GGTCTTGGGAAGACACTGCAAACAATTTCTCTTCTTGGGTATATGAAACACTACAGAAATATTCCTGGTCCTCATATGGTGTTAGTTCCTAAGTCCACTCTACATAACTGGATGAATGAATTCAAGAGATGGGTACCTACACTTCGAGCAGTTTGTTTGATAGGTGACAAAGACCAGCGA GCTGCCTTTGTCAGAGATGTGTTGTTGCCTGGAGAATGGGATGTCTGCGTAACATCATATGAAATGCTTATCAAAGAGAAGTCAGTGTTCAAAAAGTTTAACTGGAGATACCTAGTTATAGATGAAGCCCAcaggattaaaaatgaaaaatcaaag TTATCAGAAATTGTGAGGGAATTCAAGACTACAAATCGACTACTGTTAACTGGAACGCCACTTCAGAACAACTTACATGAACTCTGGGCGCTTCTTAACTTCCTTTTGCCAGATGTCTTTAACTCATCTGAA GACTTTGATTCGTGGTTTGATACAAATAACTGTCTCGGGGATCAAAAGTTGGTGGAACGTCTCCATATG GTGCTACGACCATTCCTTCTACGTCGCATTAAGGCTGATGTAGAGAAAAGCTTGCCTCCAAAGAAGGAGGTTAAAATTTATGTGGGTCTCAGCAAAATGCAACGAGAATG GTATACACGAATCTTAATGAAGGATATAGATATATTGAATTCAGCTGGCAAGCTGGACAAAATGAGGCTGTTGAATATCCTCATGCAGCTGCGAAAATGCTGCAATCATCCCTATCTCTTCGATGGAGCGGAACCTGGTCCACCTTACACAACAGATATGCATTTGGTCACCAACAGTGGCAAAATGGTAGTATTGGACAAATTGCTACCTAAGTTGAAAGAACAAG GTTCAAGAGTCTTAATCTTCAGTCAGATGACCAGAGTCCTAGACATCTTGGAAGATTACTGTATGTGGCGAAATTATGAGTATTGTAGACTGGATGGACAAACACCACACGATGAGAGAcag gcgTCTATTAATGCATATAACGAACCTGGTAGCTCAAAATTTGTGTTCATGTTGAGTACACGGGCAGGAGGTCTTGGAATCAATTTGGCTACTGCTGATGTTGTGATTCTGTACGATTCAGACTGGAATCCCCAAGTAGATCTCCAAGCTATG GATCGAGCACACAGAATTGGCCAAACAAAGACTGTCCGAGTGTTCAGGTTTATCACAGACAATACAGTGGAAGAAAGAATAGTGGAACGTGCAGAAATGAAACTCCGGCTAGATTCCATAGTCATTCAGCAAG GAAGGCTGGTGGATCAAAACCTGAATAAACTTGGGAAGGATGAGATGCTGCAAATGATCAGACATGGAGCAACGCACGTGTTTGCCTCAAAGGAGAGTGAGATTACAGATGAAGATATTGATCACATTTTGGAAAGAGGTGCAAAGAAG ACTGCTGAAATGAACGAAAAACTTTCAAAGATGGGTGAAAGCTCGCTTAGGAACTTCACAATGGATACGGAGTCCAGCGTGTATAATTTCGAAGGGGAAGACTACAGGGAAAAACAGAAG ATGGCATTTACAGAGTGGATCGAACCACCTAAACGAGAAAGAAAAGCCAATTATGCTGTGGATGCTTACTTCAGAGAGGCTCTTCGAGTCAGTGAGCCAAAAGCACCCAAG GCACCACGGCCTCCAAAGCAGCCAAACGTACAGGACTTCCAGTTCTTTCCTCCGCGCCTGTTCGAACTATTGGAAAAAGAGATTCTCTACTACAGGAAAACAATTGGGTACAAG GTACCTCGTAATCCTGATTTGCCAAATGCAGCCCAAGCACAAAAGGAAGAGCAGCTTAAGATTGATGAGGCTGAACCTCTTAATGATGAAGAactagaagaaaaagagaagcttCTAACGCAG GGATTCACTAACTGGAATAAGAGAGATTTTAACCAGTTCATCAAAGCTAACGAGAAGTGGGGCCGTGATGACATTGAAAATATAGCACGAGAAGTAGAAGGAAAAACCCCAGAGGAAGTCATCGAGTATTCAG CCGTATTCTGGGAAAGATGCAATGAACTCCAAGACATAGAGAAGATCATGGCTCAGATAGAAAGAGGAGAAGCCAGAATTCAGAGACGAATCAGCATAAAAAAAGCACTTGATACAAAG ATTGGCAGATACAAAGCCCCTTTCCACCAGCTAAGAATATCATATGGTACTAATAAAGGGAAGAATTACACTGAAGAGGAGGATCGCTTTCTCATCTGTATGCTTCACAAGCTGGGATTTGATAAAGAAAATGTCTATGATGAATTAAGACAGTGTATCCGAAACTCCCCTCAGTTCCGATTTGACTGGTTTCTCAAGTCCAGAACTGCAATG GAGCTACAAAGGAGATGCAATACTTTAATCACCCTGATTGAAAGAGAAAACATGgaactggaagaaaaggaaaaggcagaaaagaagaaacGCGGACCAAAACCATCTTCG GCACAGAAGCGCAAAATGGATGGGACTCCTGATGGTcgtggaagaaaaaagaagctaAAGCTGTGA